From a region of the Erythrobacter neustonensis genome:
- a CDS encoding parallel beta-helix domain-containing protein: MNRLALAAALLASSAPLAAETHRVDPAQGAAALQEALILAAPGDVIELGEGRFTLTDGLSLDVAGVTVRGQGMDKTVLDFTGQQGAGEGLLVTSDNVTLQGFAVENPKGDGIKSKGADGIVYSGIRVEWTGGPKASNGAYGIYPVESVGVLVTNSKVSGASDAGIYVGQSRDITVAENIVTFNVAGIEIENSRNALVTNNIASRNTGGLLVFDLPGLPVMNGGNVILRGNVVKDNDTPNFAPPGNIVANVRRGTGVLVMANDGVLIENNAFQGNATAHVMVIAYTQSYDDPRYNPYARNVIIGPNEFGRGGYDPQIDGKEMLLAAFGGALPPVLWDGIVEDDNGLKIAAGVTGWSLNLSKPGQSLAEASPGPLDLTPLESWEFPHVGAPAALEARLK; this comes from the coding sequence ATGAACCGATTGGCATTGGCCGCCGCGCTGCTGGCATCATCGGCGCCGCTTGCCGCCGAAACGCATCGCGTCGATCCGGCCCAGGGCGCGGCCGCATTGCAGGAAGCGCTGATTCTGGCAGCGCCGGGCGATGTGATCGAACTGGGCGAGGGGCGCTTCACGCTGACCGACGGGCTCAGCCTCGATGTCGCGGGGGTCACCGTGCGCGGGCAGGGGATGGACAAGACGGTCCTCGACTTCACCGGCCAGCAGGGCGCGGGCGAGGGGCTGCTGGTCACCTCCGACAATGTCACCTTGCAAGGTTTCGCGGTCGAAAACCCCAAGGGCGACGGGATCAAGTCCAAGGGTGCGGACGGGATTGTCTATTCGGGCATTCGGGTGGAATGGACCGGCGGGCCGAAGGCCTCGAATGGCGCTTACGGCATATACCCGGTCGAAAGCGTGGGCGTGCTGGTCACCAATTCCAAGGTTTCGGGCGCATCGGACGCCGGGATCTATGTCGGCCAGAGCCGCGACATCACCGTGGCTGAGAACATCGTCACTTTCAACGTCGCCGGGATCGAGATCGAGAACAGCCGCAATGCTTTGGTCACCAACAACATCGCCAGCCGGAACACCGGCGGATTGCTGGTGTTCGATCTGCCGGGCCTGCCGGTGATGAACGGCGGCAACGTGATCCTGCGCGGCAACGTGGTGAAGGACAACGACACCCCGAATTTCGCGCCGCCGGGCAATATCGTCGCCAATGTGCGGCGCGGGACGGGGGTGCTGGTGATGGCGAATGATGGCGTGCTGATCGAGAACAACGCCTTCCAAGGCAATGCCACCGCGCATGTGATGGTGATCGCCTACACGCAAAGCTACGATGATCCGCGCTACAATCCCTATGCGCGAAACGTCATCATCGGGCCCAATGAATTCGGGCGCGGGGGATACGATCCGCAAATCGATGGCAAGGAGATGCTGCTTGCTGCCTTCGGCGGTGCGCTGCCACCGGTGCTGTGGGACGGGATCGTCGAGGATGATAACGGATTGAAGATTGCCGCAGGCGTGACAGGGTGGAGCCTCAACCTGTCGAAACCGGGGCAAAGCCTTGCCGAAGCATCGCCGGGCCCGCTTGACCTGACCCCGCTCGAAAGCTGGGAATTTCCCCATGTCGGCGCGCCCGCCGCGTTGGAGGCGCGGCTGAAGTGA
- a CDS encoding SO2930 family diheme c-type cytochrome, which yields MRLTRALFGLSLAALGGTMAVRAAAPDAGVDDAVVAGKGMPRTLSEYGFFTDAARQQPAPRVVAYALNTPLWSDGAEKLRFIYLPQGTRLQTDGEGLLQFPVGAAIIKTFAFGEGAQRRLIETRVLLHRADGWTALPYRWNDAQTDATLALTGGRVDLVTPAGEALSYAIPNKNQCKSCHGKDGAVIPIGPKARNLSARWLGEMAARGLLAGDLAGGGRLPDWRTHASGPAAPLARAYLDVNCAHCHQPGGAASNSGLDLRWEQSDPHALGIMKRPVAAGRGAGDLEFSVLPGHPDKSILVYRMNSAEPGIAMPELGKSRIDPAGVAVVRRWIAEMK from the coding sequence GTGAGGCTTACCCGCGCGCTTTTCGGCCTGTCGCTGGCGGCCCTTGGCGGAACCATGGCGGTCCGCGCGGCTGCGCCGGACGCCGGGGTCGATGATGCGGTGGTCGCGGGCAAGGGGATGCCGCGGACGCTATCCGAATACGGGTTCTTCACCGATGCCGCGCGCCAGCAGCCGGCGCCGCGCGTGGTGGCTTACGCGCTCAACACCCCGTTGTGGTCCGACGGGGCGGAGAAGCTGCGCTTCATCTACCTGCCCCAAGGCACGCGGTTGCAGACAGATGGCGAGGGGCTGCTCCAATTCCCCGTGGGCGCGGCAATCATCAAGACCTTTGCCTTTGGCGAGGGGGCGCAGCGCCGGCTGATCGAAACCCGCGTGCTGCTGCACCGCGCGGATGGCTGGACGGCGCTGCCCTATCGCTGGAACGACGCACAGACCGATGCCACGCTCGCGCTGACCGGCGGGCGGGTGGATCTGGTCACGCCCGCCGGCGAAGCATTGTCCTATGCGATCCCGAACAAGAACCAGTGCAAATCGTGCCACGGCAAGGACGGCGCGGTGATCCCGATCGGGCCCAAGGCGCGCAATCTTTCGGCGCGCTGGCTTGGCGAGATGGCTGCGCGCGGGCTGCTGGCGGGCGATCTTGCGGGCGGGGGCCGGCTGCCCGACTGGCGCACGCATGCCAGTGGCCCCGCAGCACCTCTGGCGCGCGCCTATCTTGATGTGAACTGCGCGCATTGCCACCAGCCGGGCGGGGCGGCGTCCAATTCTGGCCTCGATCTGCGCTGGGAGCAGAGCGATCCCCACGCGCTCGGCATCATGAAACGGCCCGTCGCCGCCGGGCGCGGGGCGGGGGACCTGGAATTCTCGGTCCTGCCCGGCCATCCCGACAAGTCGATCCTCGTTTACCGGATGAACAGCGCCGAGCCCGGCATCGCGATGCCCGAACTCGGCAAATCGCGGATCGATCCGGCAGGCGTCGCGGTGGTGCGGCGCTGGATTGCGGAGATGAAATGA